A single genomic interval of Lathyrus oleraceus cultivar Zhongwan6 chromosome 7, CAAS_Psat_ZW6_1.0, whole genome shotgun sequence harbors:
- the LOC127102912 gene encoding uncharacterized protein LOC127102912: protein MIFQQSTDKQIPQVRFYDHQRIADVLNNERNSKTMLTQFFALNLRDPQARKYLYREIPEHYCWNKRDMEWHRRRSTRKVIGRIYTVSPSEGDKFYLRLLLSHVTGSTSWEYLLTNNGMTFSTFKKSAEDRGFLETDHSIRDCLVEATSLRMPYALRRLFVTILIFCEPTDVRALWNEFFTHMVEDYQTANNVVESNLTNMLLKVLNELLNLHGKKIDDYDLPSLPPNTIDRGAVPSIIQEELAIDIPNEDIEYIAMLNNDQMIAFNTIMNVIVQKHSGVFFVDGPGGTGKTFLYRTLMASLRSRGEIVLATASSGIAATLLPDGRTTHSRFKIPIDIQPSSICGIEKQKDLANLIRVAAAIIWDEAPMTNKNCLEALDRSLQDICSNSAPFGGKSHLWNHTKILHLRQNMRSLHDQEFAEFLIRSGDGVEPTKPDDMVRLPLHIAIPWEGEHSIQVLIQHIFPDLELHGWDAPYMVQRAILTPTNDDVQKLNDMIIDQFPGEEHNLLSFDEVEGDNHDLYQQEFLNSIAQGSLPPHILKIKKDAPLMLLRNLDPRYGLCNGTRLLCRGLFMNMLDVEILTGSNARKRVFLPRIKIKTSASDGLPFVLSRKQFPVRLSFAITINKSQEQTIPNVGIYLPRHVFSHGQLYVALSRGVSQTTTRVLTREGKLKGEDGDYTKNVVYKQILLSHPQISDFEDKWNTWKDEQSISSIGKLDNKVKRLKIYSIGWSSTVITDKTQLWKMVKREIISQRMERNSGNSETSHNCCSTKSRLKQSISILQFFKSQERIDKGMYEELIRIFIR from the exons ATGATTTTTCAACAGAGTACAGATAAACAAATTCCACAAGTGCGCTTTTATGATCATCAGCGAATTGCAGATGTGTTAAATAATGAACGCAACTCCAAAACAATGCTCACACAATTCTTTGCATTGAATCTACGAGATCCACAAGCAAGAAAGTATCTGTATAGAGAGATTCCAGAGCATTATTGTTGGAACAAGCGGGATATGGAATGGCATCGTAGGCGATCAACAAGAAAAGTTATCGGGAGAATCTATACGGTATCACCTTCAGAGGGAGATAAGTTTTACTTGCGACTGTTGTTATCGCATGTCACAGGTTCAACCAGCTGGGAGTATCTTCTTACAAATAATGGCATGACTTTTAGTACATTCAAAAAATCAGCCGAGGATAGGGGATTTCTAGAGACTGATCATAGTATTCGTGATTGTTTGGTTGAGGCTACGAGTCTCCGAATGCCATATGCTTTACGAAGGTTATTCGTGACGATTTTAATATTTTGTGAACCTACTGATGTTAGAGCCCTTTGGAATGAGTTTTTTACACATATGGTAGAGGATTATCAAACAGCTAACAATGTTGTGGAATCAAACTTAACTAATATGTTGTTGAAGGTCTTGAATGAACTCTTAAACCTGCACGGTAAAAAGATTGATGATTATGATCTCCCATCTTTACCCCCTAATACAATAGACAGAGGTGCAGTTCCAAGTATCATACAAGAGGAGTTAGCGATCGATATCCCCAATGAAGATATTGAATATATTGCTATGTTAAATAATGATCAAATGATTGCATTCAACACCATTATGAATGTAATTGTTCAAAAACACAGTGGAGTATTTTTTGTTGATGGTCCAGGAGGAACAGGTAAAACATTCCTTTATAGAACATTAATGGCAAGTTTAAGAAGTAGAGGAGAAATTGTCTTAGCAACTGCATCATCTGGTATAGCTGCAACATTGTTACCCGATGGTAGGACTACACACTCTCGATTTAAGATACCTATTGATATTCAACCGAGTTCCATTTGTGGTATTGAAAAGCAAAAGGATCTTGCAAATCTCATTAGAGTTGCTGCCGCAATAATTTGGGATGAAGCACCAATGACAAACAAAAATTGTTTGGAAGCCTTAGATCGATCATTACAAGACATTTGTAGCAACAGTGCTCCATTTGGTGGAAAA TCTCATTTATGGAATCATACCAAGATTTTGCATTTGCGTCAAAATATGCGATCATTGCATGATCAAGAGTTTGCAGAATTTCTTATTCGCAGTGGTGATGGTGTCGAACCTACCAAACCAGATGACATGGTGAGGTTACCTTTACATATTGCAATCCCATGGGAAGGTGAACATTCCATACAAGTACTTATCCAACATATTTTTCCTGATCTAGAATTGCATGGTTGGGATGCCCCATATATGGTACAAAGAGCTATTTTGACACCAACAAATGATGATGTCCAGAAATTGAATGATATGATTATCGATCAGTTTCCAGGAGAAGAACATAATTTGTTATCGTTTGACGAGGTTGAAGGAGATAATCATGATTTATACCAGCAAGAATTCTTAAACTCAATTGCACAAGGTAGTTTGCCACCTCATATTCTAAAGATAAAAAAGGATGCACCATTGATGTTGTTACGAAATCTAGATCCTAGATATGGATTGTGTAATGGGACCCGGTTATTATGTCGTGGTTTATTTATGAATATGTTGGATGTGGAAATCCTGACAGGAAGCAACGCAAGAAAACGTGTTTTTTTGCctagaattaaaataaaaacatctGCAAGTGATGGACTgccttttgtccttagtagaAAGCAGTTTCCTGTGCGACTAAGTTTTGCAATTACAATAAATAAATCACAAGAACAAACCATTCCAAATGTTGGAATATATCTTCCACGACATGTTTTTAGTCATGGACAGTTATATGTGGCTTTATCCAGGGGTGTTTCACAGACTACAACAAGAGTTTTAACCAGGGAAGGAAAATTGAAAGGAGAAGATGGTGACTACACAAAAAATGTAGTCTACAAACAAATTCTTTTATCGCACCCGCAG ATATCAGACTTTGAAGATAAATGGAACACGTGGAAGGATGAACAAAGTATTTCATCCATCGGCAAACTCGACAATAAG GTCAAACGTTTGAAAATTTACTCCATCGGTTGGAGCTCCACGGTGATAACAGATAAAACACAACTTTGGAAAATGGTGAAAAGAGAAATAATATCTCAAAGGATGGAGAG AAATTCAGGTAATTCAGAAACAAGTCATAATTGTTGTTCTACGAAATCTAGACTAAAACAAAGTATCTCCATTCTCCAG ttttttaaatctcaagagCGCATTGATAAAGGGATGTACGAAGAATTGATTCGAATCTTTATAAGGTAA